CCCGATTCGAGATATTGAATGACTTCTGGAAAGTCTGCTTTTCCCACGCAGTTTCTTGAGCCTAGAATTTCAATTTCTTTTTGGACAAAAAGGGAAGTGTTGAATTCCACAGGTGCTTTAGCATATCCAATACAAACTACCCTGCCTAGGAAGGCCACTTCTTCGACGGCGCTTCGGTAAGTTACGGGACTGCCAACAGCCTCGATAATTACGTCAGGTCCGTCTCCTTGTGTAATTTCTTGAAGACGATCGTGGAGATTTTCCTTCGTTGGGTTGATGGTATAGGCCACGCCGATTTTTTTGGCGATTTCCAGTTTGCTGTCGTCTAGGTCAATCGCAATTACCTCGGCGCCTCTATTCACTGCGGATGCTACGGCACCCAGACCTACGATTCCACAGCCCATAACTGCTACTCGGTCTTCTGATCCCACTTTTCCTCGGGAAGCGGCATGAAACCCCACGGTCAATGGTTCAGCTAATGCCAATTCTCGAAGGCTTAATTTTTGGGAAGGAAAGACATCTTCCCAAGGCGCCGTCACGTATCGGGTCATTGCCCCCGGCCGACGAACCCCCATGGTTTTATTTGTTTTACAGGCATTGGGTCTTCCTTTTCGGCAGGCGATGCAGGTTCCGCAAGAGAGATAAGGATAGAGCGTGACACGTGTTCCAAGTTCTAAGTGATCTGGAACCTCAGTCCCAATTTCCACAATGGTTGCACCGACCTCATGTCCGAGTATATTCGGATATTCTTGTAAGGGAAATAGACCCTTGAATCCGTTTAGGTCTCCTCCACAAAAACCCACATAACCCACTTCGAGTAGGACTTCCCCCGCTTTGGGGCTTGGTTTATTGATTTCGCGGACTTCAGTTTTTCCGATCTCGGTGAGAAAAAGTGCTTTCATTTAAATTTTTGATTTACGAATTCAGATTTGTGAGATTTCTAAGTATCTCAAACCCTTTTTAAAGGATGATTAAATTTCAACTTTACAATCTCTCTTATCTTTCTTGCCGATTCCTGCCGGCTTAAATATTATTCTCCGGTTTTCCTTCAAACCACATTTTATTTTTTACCGGCTCCACCAGCTGTAGGATTTGATCGATTAGTTCTGCAGGAACCTCCAAGTTCACCGCATCCAGATTTTCTTGGACAGTTTTTACTTCACACATTCCAACAATTGTGGTGGCAATCAAGGGATGATCCATGGCAAAGCGCAAGGCTACTTGACTCAAAGAGTAACCAAATTCTTTACAAAGTGCCAGAAGGATCGGTTGCGTGGCTTTAACTTCTAAAGGAGATCGATGCCAAGGGGGGAGTGAAGCATCTGATAAAATCCGTTGCATCAGTGGAGCGGCATTCATCAGGCCAAAATCCATTTCCTGAGAAAGCGGGACCAGCTCATCATTGATTTCATCTTCGAGCAAGTTATAATGGGCCCAAGAAAGGACGGTGTCAGGGTTGGTCTCTCGTGCAATTTGTGCCAAATATCGAACGGGAAGTCCAGTGATTCCCCAAAATCTTGCCTTACCCGATTGGACTACTTCTTGGATGGCTGGTACAGCCTCTTCGATAATGATTTGCTTGTCGA
Above is a window of Algoriphagus sanaruensis DNA encoding:
- a CDS encoding zinc-binding alcohol dehydrogenase family protein, which gives rise to MKALFLTEIGKTEVREINKPSPKAGEVLLEVGYVGFCGGDLNGFKGLFPLQEYPNILGHEVGATIVEIGTEVPDHLELGTRVTLYPYLSCGTCIACRKGRPNACKTNKTMGVRRPGAMTRYVTAPWEDVFPSQKLSLRELALAEPLTVGFHAASRGKVGSEDRVAVMGCGIVGLGAVASAVNRGAEVIAIDLDDSKLEIAKKIGVAYTINPTKENLHDRLQEITQGDGPDVIIEAVGSPVTYRSAVEEVAFLGRVVCIGYAKAPVEFNTSLFVQKEIEILGSRNCVGKADFPEVIQYLESGKFPVDEVISKTISIEEGPKTMEEWAKNPQGIIKIMLNLEDQ
- a CDS encoding aldo/keto reductase; amino-acid sequence: MHYRRLGKTELEVSILGFGASPMGNVFDPVDEKEAIAAAHLAIDHGVNFFDVSPFYGLTLAESRLGKAIEGKRKDLILASKCGRYDLQEFDFSRKRILQSIDESLIRLKTDYLDLFQLHDIEFVDKQIIIEEAVPAIQEVVQSGKARFWGITGLPVRYLAQIARETNPDTVLSWAHYNLLEDEINDELVPLSQEMDFGLMNAAPLMQRILSDASLPPWHRSPLEVKATQPILLALCKEFGYSLSQVALRFAMDHPLIATTIVGMCEVKTVQENLDAVNLEVPAELIDQILQLVEPVKNKMWFEGKPENNI